DNA sequence from the Leuconostoc lactis genome:
CGTCAATCCCATAAATTGTTTCTGGGGTACGCGCCCGACTCAACACATCTGCAATCACTGGCACATGATTAGCACGAGAAAATTGGGCCAACACTTGTTGATAAGATGGCCCTTCATTCGGACCGGCTAAAATCACGACCCGCTGATAAGCCAGTTGTTGTGGGGCAAAGTGTGGTGTCGGTGTCTCAAAATCAACCGGCGCAATGCTAATCGGTTCCGGATCATGCAGCACTGGCATCAGTGGTTTCCGTAAGGGCAAATTAATTTGTAATGGGCCTTGTGGCGCAGATACGATACGATGCACCTGCTTTTGGACCATAAAATCAATATAAGCGGTTACATCCGGATGTGGATCTTGTAACGTGACTTCAAGGTAATGCTTCGTCATCTCACCAAATAGACGCTGTTGTGACAACGTTTGCGGTGCGCCATTTTGTTGCAGCTCAGCTGGTCGATCTGTTGATAAAATGATTAAGGGAATATGTGAAATAGCAGCCTCTGCTACCGCTGGCGTGTATTCTGTAATCGCTGTGCCAGAAGTGCCTAGCAAAGCGACGGGTTGATGTAACGTTTTGGCAATCCCCAAGGCAAAAAAGCCTGCTGAACGTTCATCGACATCAATATATAGTTGTAGTTGCTCTTGTTGACGAGCAAATTCAGCCAACAGTAAAGCAATGGGCGTTGACCGTGAGCCAGGTGACACCACAAAATGCCGCACCCCACTTTGAAAAAGCGCCTGTAACAAATGTTTCGTATTTTTTGTTAACGTCTCATTCGACATGATTGTAGTCCTTTAACAATTGCCGCATGGGTTCAAATTTCAACCCAGTTTCTTCATATTCTTGTTGCGCATCGGAGTCAGCCACAATCCCGGCACCAGCAAATAACGTTGCCCGTCGCTGCGTTTGATTCACATACATGGAACGGATACCAACCACAAATTCCCCACTATTATCCGCGGTAAAATAGCCAATGGGACCGGCAAACAAGCCACGCGGTGTCTTCTCATGGGTCGCAATATAATGCAGCGCTGCTTCACGTGGGACGCCACCCAGTGCTGGTGTTGGATGTAAGCGATCAACAATATCAGTCACACTTAAATGTGCCGCAATGTCCCCTGTAATTGGTGTATACAAATGCTGAACTTGCTTATTTTTGAGTAAAGTTGGCGTGTCCGGCACCTTTAGCGACGTCGTCACGTCTTGCAATCGTGTCATGATACTTGCCACGACATATTGATGTTCAATGCGATTTTTTTGACTGGCCAACAATGCTTCGCCTAATGCCATATCGTCAGCTCTATCCGTACCGCGTCGGCTTGTCCCAGCAACCGCCGTCGTAGCGAGCTGACCATCTGACATGGCCACTAACCGTTCGGGTGTTGCTGAAATAAATAATTCATCCTGTCGCTTTAAAACCACATGATACGTATTCGCCTGCACAGCTAACGCACGAATAATTTGTGCTAGTCGTAACGTGTCGGATAACTGCAGGGTCTGTTGCCGACCAAAAACAACTTTGGCTAGGGTTTGATCGATAGCTAAGGTATCAATCAAATTCTCTGTCCGTTCAATCCAATCCACTTCATCTGTCACATGACTAGTGGTCACCGTATTTGGCTGTTTTGGCACGAACTGCGCCAGCCACTTTGTAAAATCGGATACGGTATCTGATCCGAACGTAATTTTATCTGCCGTGATGGTCACCGTCACTTCGGGGACAAACCAAAAACCCGCCATCAATTCAGACTGCGGGTACACTTGCTCGTCAAATGCCTGCGCACCAAAAACAACCGCACCTTGTAATGCCTGAGCCGTTTTTGCCGTAGCAACTGCGCCAATACCAAAACGTACAGTATCATCAGTAGGTGTCGCAAAGTAAGCGCCAAATTCAGTGGCTTCAAGTGCCGCATAGAGTTGCTGTAAGTCGCTTTGAGCCAACGCACGCGTTTCGTGATATGTCATCATATTGCTACCTCTTCACATGAAAAAGCAACAGGTAGAACCCGTCGCTTTATGTTTAATTTTTTAAATTCACTTGTGGCATACGCTTAAAGACTGGCATCAAAACTAATGCGACAATCAAGCCCATAACAGCTTGGGCAATATTACCAATGATGGAAGCCACACCGGCAGCCCAATTATAAAGCAAGGCCCCAGCTAACAAATAACCCACGACCATAATGACCGAACCTAAAATCAAGCCAGCGACCTGACTTGAGACGCGCTTCTGATAACCAAAGTACCCGACAACATAACCTTCAAGACCATGAATCACCAATGAAAAAATCATCCATTGCGGATAACCAGCAAGTAAGTCAAGCAACAACCCACTCAAGCCACCAACAATCATCCCACTTCGTGCGCCACCTAATAGTGCCGCAATAAAAATACCCGCTTCGACTAAATTCACAAAACCGTTTGTTGCTGGTACGGGAATTTTAACGATATAAGATAAGGCGACATTAAAGGCAATAATCACCGCCAAAATTGCCAAGTGCTTTGTGTGTTGTGCTTCTTTCATTTTTCGGCCCTCCGTGCGCCTTGCCAGACATTTCCAACATCAAAGGTGTGATTTAAATCGACACCATACTTAATCCCATACCAGACAAATTCTTTCGCATCTTGTGCGGCGGCTAAAACATCAGCCGTTTGACCAAGGTTTACCGCTAAACTGGCTGATAAGGTACAACCAGCGCCGTTATGGTACATCTTAGCTTCCGGAATTTTCGCTTGCGTCAAAAATGTCGCTGTTGTCCCATCATATAACACATCAACCGCCTCATCGCCGGCCAACAAGGTCCCACCTTTTAATAAGACATTTTGTGCACCAAGCGCCACGAGTCGTTGCGCTGCTTGCACCATATCCGCCCGTGAAGTAATTGTTTGGCCGGTTAAAATTTCCGCTTCACGTAGATTGGGTGTCACCACCGTTGCTAACGGTACGAGCTGATCAATTAAACAGGCCACAATATCTTTTGTCTCAACCTGTGTTGTTTCCTTAAACACCATCACCGGATCAACAATAATCGGGATATTAACATCCCGTAGATATTGGGCAACAAGGCGAACAATATCAGGTGTTGGCAATAAGCCAACCTTAACAGCAACAATATCTTCCAGTGCTAAAGCCGATTCTAATTGTGCCGCAATCACTGCTAAATCAAGCGGGAAAATTTGAAAGGCATCTGGTGTCACCGTCACAATACTTGTGGTCACACTTAGGCCAAAAAAGTTATAATTGGAAAATGTTGCTAAATCTGCCTGAAGTCCCCCACCTGCAAGGGTATCGGAACCAGCGATTGTTAAAATTTTGTGGGGCATAGCCTAAACTTCTTTACTTAATTTTTATGGTGCTGAGGCAACGAAATTGATATTGCGCCCATCATCGGTCACGGCCGTCACGACCGCATTGTTACCACCTGACGTAATAGACCATGAATAATAACGGCCATGCGCTTTTGCCCAAGCAATCGCCTCACTAATTGGCTTCCCTTTGAGTTGCGCTGACTCTTTAATGCTATCATTCTGACTGCTTGAAGCACTTGAACTTTGCGTTACCTGACTACTTGATGATGCAGCTGAATGTTGTTGACTCGAAGATTGACTGGCGGTACTACCAGTTGTCGAATCAATCGTTTCATCAATCGTTTTACTAGATTGCGTCTGCGTTTGAATCCGCGTCGACGTACTTTGTGATGTTGAATAGGTGATATAGAGAAACATACCCAAACTCACCACCACAAGACCAGCTAACACAATGAAAAAATTGCGAATAGGATGACCTTGTTTTTTAAATTTAGGACGATGATAATCGTAATCTGTCATACCTTACCTCTCATTGTTCTCTATTATAACATAGAATAAATATCATTCTGCTTCTGCTAACTGATTTTATGATAAGATTAGATTAGCGACTTTGAGGAGAAAAATCACATATGCTCAAAACAAACTTAGAACGTATCTCAATAAAAGATGTGATTATGATTGCCATTGGTACCGGCCTATACGGTTGGGGACTAATCAATGTTAATATCCCCAACCGTTTGGCTGAAGGTGGTATATCTGGTATCACTTTGATTTTAAAAGCCCTATTCAATTGGAATCCGGCCTATACAACTTTCATCTTAAATATTCCATTATTATTTATTGGCTACCGTATTCTCGGTCGGCGTGCCCTGATCTATACCATTTGGGGGATTACATCACTGTCAATTTGGCTCTATATCTGGCAAGTGTTCCCGACACCACCAGCCCTGAATCAAGATATGCTAATTGCTGGTCTGATTGCCGGTATCGTTGCCGGTGCTGGTCTAGGAATTGTTTTCCGCTTTGGTGGAACATCTGGCGGAACTGATGTTGTGGCTCGCATTATGGAACAAAAATTTGGCATTCAAATTGGTCGAACCATGTTTGCATTGGATGCAGTGGTCCTACTTTTGTCCCTGGTCTACATTGATATTGTGCACATGATGTATACCTTGATCGCCTCATTCGTTTTTACTCAAGTCTTAGCACTCACGCAACAAGGCGCTTATACGGCTCGGTCATTTATGATTTTCACGGACTATCCAGAAGAAATTTCACATGCCATTATGGCAGAATTAGAACGTGGGACTAGTTTGTTAAAATCTGAAGGGGGTTATTCTCACCGCGAACAACGCGTTGTCTACGCTGTTGTCGACCCTTCCGAAGTCAATACAGTCCAACACATTATTGAAGAAATTGATCCAAAAGCGTTTGTTTCAATCTTTACAGCGCAGGAACAATTGGGTGAAGGTTTCTCTTATCTACGCCCAAAGAAAAAATATTTTTTCTTCTAAAAAAGGATGCCAATGGCATCCTTTTTTTAGATTAGATTTTTTTGCATATGTGTATAGTGGTGCGAACCAATCATTAAGTCTCCTGTTGGCACAAACCCTAAACGTTGGTACAACGCCATTGCATCAGGATTTGAATCATCAACATTTAGGCCAATCACATGGCGATCTTCTTGTCGTGCCCGTGTTTCGGCGGCTTTCAGCAGCGCCTGACCAACACCTTGACCACGTGCCGAAGACGTGACAACGACAGAATCAATATACCATTCGTTCTCAAAGACTTCAGAATCCTCAAACAACCACCGGTGATAACTATACTGATCAGCTAAAACAGTTTGCATTGCCGTGTCTAGCACGGGTTCATCAGTATCTGGATAACCAAACAAAACCCCAATGACCTGACCGGCATCATCTTGTGCCACCAAAGCGCGTCGGTAGTGATAACGCGCCTGATCTGATTGCGTCACAGCCAAGCGCCAGGCTGTCTGCACATCAGCTACACTTAATTCATCATAAATCGCCAAATCCATGGCATCAAAAATTGTTTGTTCTAATTGTAAAATCGCATCTTGATCAGCTTGCGTTGCAGCGCGAATTATCATGCAGTACTTTCCTCCGGTTGGATCATCGTTAAGCCAATACGTTGGCGTTTTGTATCAATTTCAACCACCCAAACATCGACAATATCCCCAACGGCCACAATATCAGCCGGTGTTTTAACACGGTGTTTAGCTAGCCGAGAAATATGCACCAACCCATCGTGCTTCACGCCAAGATCCACAAAGGCGCCAAAATCAACGACATTACGCACCGTACCTTGCAGCTTCATGCCAGGCTTCAGATCATCAATGTGTAAAATATCTGACTTTAACAAGGCGCCAACCATTTCTGATCGCCCATCACGGCCTGGTTTTTGTAAACTTTCCACAATGTCATGCAGTGTTTGTACCCCAATACCTAGTTGATTAGCCGTTTCAATCGTATCTAGCAGGCGTAACTTTTGATTAGCTGCTGGTGTGGTTAACTCATGGTGGGATACTTGGGCTAATGCCAACAATGCCTGAGCTGCGGCGTAACTTTCTGGGTGAATATCTGTATTATCCAACACATTATCACCTGATACTATCCGTAAGAAACCAGCTGCTTGTTCGTACGCCTTTGGTCCCAAGCGTGGCACTTTTTTCAACGCCACGCGAGACTTAAACTCACCATTGGCCTCACGATAAGCAACAATATTTTGTGCTAACGTTTGGTTCAAACCCGCAATGTGGGTTAAGAGCGCCGCACTTGCAGTATTTAAATTAACGCCCACTTGATTAACTGCTGTCTCCACCACTGCATCAACTTGTTCATCCAAAGCTTTCGTATTCAAATCATGTTGATATTGACCGACTCCGACGGATTTTGGATCAATTTTAATCAGTTCAGCCAGTGGATCCTGAATACGGCGACCAATGGAAATCGCTGATCGTTCTTCCACATGCAAATCAGGAAACTCTTGACGCGCGGCATCGGATGCTGAATAGACTGAGGCGCCTGCTTCGTTCACAATGGCATATTTTACCCCTTGCGGTAAATTCGCCGCCACAAATTCTTCTGATTCACGGGATGCTGTGCCGTTACCAATAGCAACTAGTTGCACATTAAACGTCGTCACCAATGTCTTAAATATTTTAGCCGCATCCGCCCGTTGTTGGGCGTTGGCCGGCTTATGCGGATAGATCACTTGCTTTTTCAGGAATTTACCTTGCGCGTCAATGATTGCCAGCTTAGAACCAGTTCGGAACCCTGGATCAAAGCCCATCACAACCTGTCCCTTTAACGGTGCTTGCATAAGTAAGTGATATAAATTCTGACCGAAAACTTGAATCGCCTGTGCTTGGGCACCTTGCGTTAAGGTTTGGCGCACTTCACGTTCAACTGCGGGTTGAATAAAGCGCTTGTAGGCATCTTCAATCGCGCGTTGGAGCACCTGAAAACCTTCACCATCTGTTGCTTGTCCCTGACGCATTGTCGTTTGCATAAAATGATACATACGTGCTTCAGGAAAATCAATTTTAACAGATAGCACGCCATCCTTTTCACCACGATTAACAGCTAAAATACGGAACTGATTGTTTGTCAGCGTCTTGATGGGTTCACTAAACGCATAGTATTGCCCATAAACTTCTTGTGGGTCTTTTTCACGCCCACCACGCTTTAACGTG
Encoded proteins:
- a CDS encoding isochorismate synthase, which gives rise to MTYHETRALAQSDLQQLYAALEATEFGAYFATPTDDTVRFGIGAVATAKTAQALQGAVVFGAQAFDEQVYPQSELMAGFWFVPEVTVTITADKITFGSDTVSDFTKWLAQFVPKQPNTVTTSHVTDEVDWIERTENLIDTLAIDQTLAKVVFGRQQTLQLSDTLRLAQIIRALAVQANTYHVVLKRQDELFISATPERLVAMSDGQLATTAVAGTSRRGTDRADDMALGEALLASQKNRIEHQYVVASIMTRLQDVTTSLKVPDTPTLLKNKQVQHLYTPITGDIAAHLSVTDIVDRLHPTPALGGVPREAALHYIATHEKTPRGLFAGPIGYFTADNSGEFVVGIRSMYVNQTQRRATLFAGAGIVADSDAQQEYEETGLKFEPMRQLLKDYNHVE
- a CDS encoding ECF transporter S component, yielding MKEAQHTKHLAILAVIIAFNVALSYIVKIPVPATNGFVNLVEAGIFIAALLGGARSGMIVGGLSGLLLDLLAGYPQWMIFSLVIHGLEGYVVGYFGYQKRVSSQVAGLILGSVIMVVGYLLAGALLYNWAAGVASIIGNIAQAVMGLIVALVLMPVFKRMPQVNLKN
- a CDS encoding bifunctional hydroxymethylpyrimidine kinase/phosphomethylpyrimidine kinase, translating into MPHKILTIAGSDTLAGGGLQADLATFSNYNFFGLSVTTSIVTVTPDAFQIFPLDLAVIAAQLESALALEDIVAVKVGLLPTPDIVRLVAQYLRDVNIPIIVDPVMVFKETTQVETKDIVACLIDQLVPLATVVTPNLREAEILTGQTITSRADMVQAAQRLVALGAQNVLLKGGTLLAGDEAVDVLYDGTTATFLTQAKIPEAKMYHNGAGCTLSASLAVNLGQTADVLAAAQDAKEFVWYGIKYGVDLNHTFDVGNVWQGARRAEK
- a CDS encoding YitT family protein, which encodes MLKTNLERISIKDVIMIAIGTGLYGWGLINVNIPNRLAEGGISGITLILKALFNWNPAYTTFILNIPLLFIGYRILGRRALIYTIWGITSLSIWLYIWQVFPTPPALNQDMLIAGLIAGIVAGAGLGIVFRFGGTSGGTDVVARIMEQKFGIQIGRTMFALDAVVLLLSLVYIDIVHMMYTLIASFVFTQVLALTQQGAYTARSFMIFTDYPEEISHAIMAELERGTSLLKSEGGYSHREQRVVYAVVDPSEVNTVQHIIEEIDPKAFVSIFTAQEQLGEGFSYLRPKKKYFFF
- a CDS encoding GNAT family N-acetyltransferase, with amino-acid sequence MIIRAATQADQDAILQLEQTIFDAMDLAIYDELSVADVQTAWRLAVTQSDQARYHYRRALVAQDDAGQVIGVLFGYPDTDEPVLDTAMQTVLADQYSYHRWLFEDSEVFENEWYIDSVVVTSSARGQGVGQALLKAAETRARQEDRHVIGLNVDDSNPDAMALYQRLGFVPTGDLMIGSHHYTHMQKNLI
- a CDS encoding Tex family protein, which translates into the protein MTELVLTELSATALAARVAAGVGLPQKQTQATLTLLNDGATVPFIARYRKEMTGELDEVQIRDIQAAAKKVQDLVARQHTVLKAIHEQQQLNPQLQAAIQAATTLQAVEDLYLPYKQKRRTKAMIAREMGLQPLADRVMADLTAPINYAEFINDDLPTVTAVQAGLHEILAEQIGENATYRQWLRTRMQRDGVLVATLKRGGREKDPQEVYGQYYAFSEPIKTLTNNQFRILAVNRGEKDGVLSVKIDFPEARMYHFMQTTMRQGQATDGEGFQVLQRAIEDAYKRFIQPAVEREVRQTLTQGAQAQAIQVFGQNLYHLLMQAPLKGQVVMGFDPGFRTGSKLAIIDAQGKFLKKQVIYPHKPANAQQRADAAKIFKTLVTTFNVQLVAIGNGTASRESEEFVAANLPQGVKYAIVNEAGASVYSASDAARQEFPDLHVEERSAISIGRRIQDPLAELIKIDPKSVGVGQYQHDLNTKALDEQVDAVVETAVNQVGVNLNTASAALLTHIAGLNQTLAQNIVAYREANGEFKSRVALKKVPRLGPKAYEQAAGFLRIVSGDNVLDNTDIHPESYAAAQALLALAQVSHHELTTPAANQKLRLLDTIETANQLGIGVQTLHDIVESLQKPGRDGRSEMVGALLKSDILHIDDLKPGMKLQGTVRNVVDFGAFVDLGVKHDGLVHISRLAKHRVKTPADIVAVGDIVDVWVVEIDTKRQRIGLTMIQPEESTA